The sequence taactctttgtgccttattaatcaagttcggaccaggatggctaatccggtcatgccataaagtgtataaattcgttggtgaaccttactggttacctaggcttttatgccttatcacactgatccttagcatagtattagatcagtagggagaatgtagtctcgacctcttttatatgtatgtctttggcgattttcataagctaaaggaacatttcctttttctttgctttgcccattggtttattattgaaaccattttgatgtggcctgtaatgccatttcgacctttactccctcctcggccgtgattggatctacaaccacggttactgtggtatccttgtccacggccagtggggattttggctctctctcaatgggtcttaggtgataaatttcgtgcctcttaaggccatgccttaggcgtggtggtctagacatactcttctcgagttttcattctcatttgtcaatcaaaaatatttttcaagcaaattaatcaatgaagataaaagaaaaacttttattaatgctatgaaattttgaatgacaaaacaccaaatcataagtatgaagTCAGAATGTTTAAAGGCTTTAGACAATGGTCTAGCCGGCCACTCCATCTGTTACTTTGGACGTGGCTCCCATGGAttcttcatcatcactatcTGCCTCATAGCCGCTCATATCATCTTTCATCTGATTCATCTGTTCATTTTGAGATAAGTATAAGAACAGATCGTTGTATGTGGTGAAACCTTTATCTCGATAGGTTAGTTGTAGGAATAGATCTTTTGGATCTACTGTGGAGAAAACTTTTTCAAGTAATTTCTCCTCTGTCAACTTTTCACCATAAAACATCAGTGTATGAGCTACTTTAGATAGAgcataattgtatttttccaCGGACCCAAAGTCCCGGAAACTAAGGCTCATCCACTCATGCCTTGCCTTTGGTAATATCACCTTAGTGTATCTGGACTTTAACTCTTTCCAAAGGCATCGAAGGCTTTGTATATCTTGGTACTGATTTCTCAGTTCCACATTGAGATGATGGCGCATTACTGTTAATGCCTTATATTTCTCATTCTCGGTTCCATGATCATCTTTGATGATACATTCACTAAGACCTTCTATCGTTAGTATAACCGAGATATTTATTGCCCATCTTAGATAGTTCTCTCCAGAGATATCTAGGGTATCATAGTCCATGGGTTGGAATCTCAACATCtgaaatcatatcaaaatgatttaagtgttagtacatacaatttctgatgccattggctatccaagaaataaaaggcactcggccagt is a genomic window of Raphanus sativus cultivar WK10039 unplaced genomic scaffold, ASM80110v3 Scaffold3051, whole genome shotgun sequence containing:
- the LOC130506261 gene encoding uncharacterized protein LOC130506261, yielding MLRFQPMDYDTLDISGENYLRWAINISVILTIEGLSECIIKDDHGTENEKYKALTVMRHHLNVELRNQYQDIQSLRCLWKELKSRYTKVILPKARHEWMSLSFRDFGSVEKYNYALSKVAHTLMFYGEKLTEEKLLEKVFSTVDPKDLFLQLTYRDKGFTTYNDLFLYLSQNEQMNQMKDDMSGYEADSDDEESMGATSKVTDGVAG